A genomic region of candidate division WOR-3 bacterium contains the following coding sequences:
- a CDS encoding T9SS type A sorting domain-containing protein: MKANIKATVFILILNCLATSINASKISLVKSQRLPIANQRTTINKLIRKDIRYKDNIVRNPQILDRIRTATKQNRTDTVKVLALRVEFVEDNTPLTTGNGKMDLAGFLSPDDGLFYDPPHTKRYFERLMQGLQKYYYLNSLGHLYVDYAVYPRGVFECYQLPHPMMYYGDTTSIEGIETGLCRLMYDALRIADQDPNLNFSLYDFIIIFHAGSGLQSDLRGDSPFDLLAGTIPSSALQTYLGIPYITVDNGHRIHQATIMPEMMRQDTMYNGEVNLLGMTGLLGTLCHEFVHLLGGYDLYDVTGYSMGVGAWSLMGFGAWLGDWSIGAPPGVIPGMLDPYHKIHLFGLEPLVINLPQESIPIFTATMDTTRFRIRGDTVSPLIIKIPISDNEYFLIENRQTDVKRKDTIVVDTEDGVVIWVEDGEYDFFLPGSGILIWHIDEQVIADFGQYNAINIFPAHKGVDLEEGDGIQDFDGWSQNANLDYQIYGSKYDPYFIGGFNSQFTPNTTPNSDGYYGKTHICVNVLNPPDTVMLISVDFQLYQKGFPKNLNRNSRMLSASCADLDQDGDWEVIVADSAGGIFTWQSDGTSHTTLTSGSFGQLYSSMSSPPAIGDVCDDNKLEVVCVDENGTVYIYPYDGLRPNTRINTNERILSSPVLADLDGNGKKEIILGTTNMNLHIWNGDGTPYPNFPKFLSSEIRSAVAITDTLNPQIVVLGSDNRLFLINSDGTYASGFPINLSHSPLYNLSPPVVGDIDRDGVKEIIAIATCENNCRLFVVDLNGTVKYSSPEIIHRPVLSAPALADIDNDGFLEVIIAGKNKIYAFNYNGTLQTNYPFAQDSTVTITQLLDGWLISYEIPFVFNSSPIPVDINNDSYLDFVIGSPKSGILGLDGRNGRMFNYFPVATVGSVSATPLVFDFDIDNDLEIAVGSDVGIFYVWDFPTLTHEIVWRQYLKDPAHTGLYSGLPHLPSPPEITVKNFYAYPNPADKEINIRYYLGPNPRKVKIALLDIRGQSKYEYNGSIHPLTDNEVKLNLEGIPSGVYLLRLEVESSAVAGSAVPAKPKKEIKFYKFAVVK; the protein is encoded by the coding sequence ATGAAAGCAAATATTAAAGCAACTGTTTTTATCCTGATATTAAATTGTCTTGCAACATCGATCAATGCGAGTAAAATCTCTTTAGTTAAATCGCAACGCCTGCCAATTGCTAATCAAAGAACGACTATTAACAAATTAATTAGAAAAGATATTCGTTATAAAGATAACATTGTTCGCAACCCACAGATTCTTGACCGCATCCGCACGGCAACTAAACAAAATCGCACGGACACAGTTAAAGTTTTGGCATTACGGGTTGAGTTTGTTGAAGATAACACCCCTCTAACCACTGGTAATGGTAAAATGGATTTAGCTGGATTTTTAAGTCCAGATGACGGACTCTTTTATGACCCACCGCACACAAAACGATACTTTGAAAGATTGATGCAAGGTTTGCAAAAATATTATTACCTAAACTCGCTCGGACATCTGTATGTAGATTATGCAGTATATCCCCGGGGAGTATTTGAATGCTACCAACTACCGCATCCAATGATGTATTATGGTGATACCACCAGCATAGAAGGAATCGAAACTGGTTTGTGTCGATTGATGTATGATGCATTAAGAATTGCTGACCAAGACCCGAATCTTAATTTTTCTCTTTATGATTTTATAATTATTTTTCATGCTGGTTCTGGTTTGCAAAGCGATTTAAGAGGTGATAGCCCATTTGATTTACTTGCCGGAACAATTCCTTCGTCGGCTTTGCAAACATATCTTGGTATTCCTTATATCACGGTCGATAATGGTCATCGAATTCATCAAGCAACAATAATGCCAGAGATGATGCGCCAAGATACAATGTATAATGGTGAAGTCAATTTATTAGGAATGACTGGCCTTTTAGGCACTTTATGTCACGAATTCGTCCATTTGCTGGGTGGATATGACCTTTATGATGTAACTGGTTACTCAATGGGAGTTGGTGCTTGGTCATTAATGGGCTTTGGTGCTTGGCTTGGTGACTGGAGTATTGGCGCACCACCAGGTGTAATTCCAGGCATGCTTGACCCATATCATAAAATTCATCTTTTTGGACTTGAACCATTAGTAATAAATTTACCTCAAGAAAGTATTCCGATTTTTACGGCAACAATGGATACGACAAGGTTTAGAATAAGAGGTGATACAGTCTCTCCTCTAATAATTAAAATTCCAATTTCTGATAATGAGTATTTTCTGATTGAGAACCGACAAACTGATGTTAAAAGAAAAGATACGATAGTTGTTGATACTGAAGACGGCGTTGTTATTTGGGTTGAAGATGGCGAATATGATTTCTTTTTACCGGGTTCAGGAATTTTAATTTGGCATATTGATGAACAAGTTATTGCGGATTTCGGACAGTATAATGCAATCAATATCTTTCCGGCTCATAAAGGTGTTGACTTAGAAGAAGGTGATGGAATTCAGGATTTTGATGGCTGGAGCCAAAATGCCAATTTGGATTATCAAATTTATGGTTCCAAATATGACCCGTATTTCATTGGTGGTTTTAATTCTCAATTTACACCAAACACAACTCCCAATTCTGATGGCTATTATGGTAAAACTCACATATGTGTTAATGTTCTAAATCCGCCTGATACGGTAATGTTAATCAGTGTCGATTTCCAGTTATACCAAAAAGGATTTCCGAAAAATCTTAATCGTAACAGCAGAATGTTATCTGCCAGTTGTGCTGATTTAGACCAAGATGGTGATTGGGAAGTGATTGTTGCGGACAGCGCAGGTGGCATCTTTACCTGGCAAAGCGACGGCACCTCACATACAACACTCACCAGCGGTAGTTTTGGTCAATTATACTCATCAATGTCTTCACCACCTGCAATTGGCGATGTTTGTGACGATAATAAACTGGAAGTAGTTTGTGTTGACGAAAATGGCACAGTTTATATCTATCCGTATGATGGTCTGAGACCGAACACAAGAATAAATACTAATGAACGAATCCTATCATCACCCGTCTTAGCCGATTTAGATGGCAATGGCAAAAAAGAGATTATCCTCGGAACAACCAATATGAATTTACATATCTGGAATGGAGATGGAACTCCTTATCCCAATTTTCCTAAATTCTTAAGTTCAGAAATTCGTTCAGCAGTTGCCATCACTGATACCCTCAATCCTCAAATTGTCGTTTTAGGTAGTGATAACCGATTGTTTCTTATAAATTCAGATGGCACTTATGCCTCCGGTTTTCCGATTAATCTGTCTCATAGTCCATTATACAATCTATCACCCCCTGTTGTAGGTGATATTGACCGAGACGGTGTCAAAGAGATTATTGCAATCGCTACTTGCGAAAATAATTGTCGACTCTTTGTTGTTGACTTAAATGGCACAGTCAAATATTCAAGTCCTGAAATTATTCACCGACCGGTTCTTTCTGCACCAGCATTAGCGGATATTGACAATGATGGTTTCTTGGAAGTCATTATTGCCGGTAAGAATAAAATATATGCCTTCAATTACAACGGGACATTACAAACCAATTATCCGTTTGCTCAGGATTCTACTGTGACAATAACTCAATTACTTGATGGCTGGCTCATATCTTATGAAATACCATTTGTCTTCAACTCTTCACCCATACCAGTTGACATTAATAATGACAGTTATCTCGATTTCGTTATCGGTTCACCAAAATCCGGTATTTTGGGACTTGATGGTCGTAATGGAAGGATGTTTAATTATTTTCCAGTTGCTACTGTCGGTTCTGTAAGTGCTACACCGTTAGTTTTTGATTTTGATATTGACAATGATTTAGAAATTGCGGTTGGCTCAGATGTCGGTATATTCTATGTTTGGGACTTTCCGACTCTAACTCATGAGATTGTGTGGAGACAATATCTTAAAGACCCAGCCCATACTGGGCTTTACTCAGGTCTACCCCATCTTCCGTCACCACCAGAAATAACCGTGAAAAATTTTTATGCCTATCCTAATCCGGCAGATAAAGAAATCAATATCCGGTATTATCTTGGTCCCAACCCTCGCAAAGTCAAAATTGCACTGCTTGATATTAGGGGCCAATCAAAATACGAATATAATGGCAGTATCCATCCATTAACTGACAATGAAGTAAAACTAAACCTTGAAGGAATTCCCAGTGGAGTTTATCTCCTCCGATTAGAAGTCGAATCCTCAGCCGTAGCGGGCTCGGCCGTACCGGCCAAGCCAAAAAAAGAAATCAAGTTCTATAAGTTTGCCGTAGTAAAATAG
- the tadA gene encoding tRNA adenosine(34) deaminase TadA: MDDIYWMQQALLEAQQAYQEDEVPVGAVVVYNNRIIGRGHNATERLKDPTAHAEIIAISSAANYLNNWRLTNTSVYITLEPCLMCTGALILARVKRLVFGAYDSKFGACGSVYNIPEGNRFNHKIQVTAGVLSEESQKLLQDFFRKKRNAIGK; this comes from the coding sequence ATGGATGATATTTACTGGATGCAACAAGCATTATTGGAAGCACAACAAGCATATCAAGAAGATGAAGTTCCAGTAGGTGCGGTTGTTGTGTATAACAATCGAATTATTGGTCGAGGACATAATGCTACGGAACGACTAAAAGACCCGACTGCTCATGCAGAAATTATTGCTATCTCATCGGCAGCAAATTATCTAAATAATTGGCGCTTGACTAATACTTCGGTTTATATTACCTTAGAACCGTGTCTAATGTGCACGGGCGCTCTTATTTTAGCACGGGTAAAAAGACTTGTCTTTGGTGCTTATGACTCTAAATTTGGTGCTTGTGGTTCGGTGTATAATATTCCAGAAGGCAATCGGTTTAATCATAAAATACAAGTAACTGCTGGAGTATTATCTGAAGAAAGCCAAAAACTTTTGCAAGATTTCTTTAGAAAGAAACGAAACGCGATTGGCAAATAA